The following proteins come from a genomic window of Alphaproteobacteria bacterium:
- a CDS encoding MFS transporter → MFNYLKVYKDPRLLAIAFLGISSGFPLILVGATLDRWLVEEGLSKTGIGLFSFVALPYMLKFLWAPLMDHIHLPYFAKRFGQRRSWCVLSQIGLFFSVVLLGTSDPANHIFQTAFFALLVAFFNASQDIVIEAFRVESLSDRQQAAGAANIVLGYRIGMLISGAGALYMAEFLSWQAVYSLVACVSFVGMITIFYSKEPEVSPDKMIREESDSMGGFLKKAVILPFADFMKKPCWVWLLLLIVLYKVGEVLLAKMAMPFYTEIGFSKTEIASVSKFYGLFATIIGGLIGGAIASRFGILRSMMICGIPQMLTNLLYVLLAYIGYDLKMLMIAVTLDNLTAGMATACLVALMSRLCTKGIAASQYALFSSFTGISHKYFGAFSGYLADHMAWTTYFLITTFACLPGLCLLGWLMVRNHQMRFLPVVMPSAETKGPITRFK, encoded by the coding sequence ATGTTCAATTACTTAAAGGTCTATAAAGATCCTCGATTGCTCGCTATTGCTTTCTTGGGTATTTCAAGCGGATTTCCTTTGATTCTTGTTGGGGCAACGCTTGATCGTTGGCTTGTTGAAGAAGGGTTGTCAAAAACAGGGATTGGTCTTTTTTCTTTTGTTGCTTTGCCTTACATGCTCAAATTTTTATGGGCGCCTTTAATGGATCACATTCACTTGCCTTATTTTGCCAAAAGATTTGGCCAAAGGCGAAGCTGGTGCGTGCTCTCACAGATTGGATTGTTTTTCTCGGTTGTTTTACTCGGCACCTCAGATCCTGCAAATCATATATTCCAAACAGCTTTTTTTGCCCTACTGGTTGCCTTCTTTAATGCGAGTCAAGATATTGTGATTGAAGCCTTTCGTGTTGAATCTTTAAGCGATCGCCAGCAAGCTGCTGGTGCTGCGAATATTGTTTTAGGTTACAGAATTGGTATGTTGATATCAGGTGCTGGAGCGCTCTATATGGCTGAGTTTCTATCTTGGCAGGCTGTTTATTCACTTGTTGCCTGTGTTAGTTTTGTTGGGATGATCACCATTTTTTATTCTAAAGAACCGGAGGTTTCACCTGATAAGATGATTCGAGAAGAATCTGATTCTATGGGTGGTTTTTTGAAAAAAGCTGTGATTCTTCCTTTTGCGGATTTTATGAAAAAACCTTGTTGGGTATGGCTTTTACTCCTTATTGTTTTGTATAAGGTAGGCGAAGTTTTGCTTGCTAAGATGGCTATGCCTTTCTATACAGAGATTGGTTTTAGTAAGACAGAAATTGCGAGCGTGTCAAAATTTTATGGCCTCTTTGCCACGATTATTGGTGGGTTGATTGGAGGGGCGATTGCAAGTCGCTTTGGTATTTTGCGATCAATGATGATTTGTGGTATTCCTCAGATGTTGACGAACCTTTTATATGTATTGCTTGCATACATTGGTTATGATCTGAAAATGCTGATGATTGCAGTGACGCTTGATAATCTAACAGCGGGGATGGCAACGGCTTGCCTTGTGGCTTTGATGTCACGTCTTTGCACAAAGGGGATTGCAGCCTCGCAATATGCCCTGTTTTCATCTTTCACGGGTATTAGTCATAAATATTTTGGAGCCTTTAGTGGCTATTTAGCTGATCACATGGCTTGGACAACTTATTTCTTGATCACAACCTTTGCTTGTCTTCCAGGTCTTTGTTTGTTGGGGTGGCTGATGGTTAGAAATCACCAGATGCGGTTTTTGCCGGTTGTGATGCCTAGTGCTGAGACCAAAGGGCCTATCACAAGATTTAAATAA